The Monomorium pharaonis isolate MP-MQ-018 chromosome 5, ASM1337386v2, whole genome shotgun sequence genome includes a window with the following:
- the LOC105839929 gene encoding synaptotagmin-14 isoform X3 — MILAGSDHFLAGKAFSYSDPETSSDSEEDALRRLNLRAHPPPDTLTIQAEDGPTIVDAGTTSSSCTEEHSPADQQQCVVEVGASGIILDNREQEIQVEQNDSTTNDVITTMGTTATEEVGSLEVAFLYDAPMREMTVHVLQGRNYPSGIGGSQVRLVLLPSKKQRRKTRVRQGTSPQYMESFLLPRVNPEDVNAMGVRLRVYLWGGRMMRRERLLGETRVSFDQINLQLETTLWLTLQPPLSSSAQDWGTTSSLTRSDSTGSQQSVQSYASPAIPPYGSSMKGGSVAEILIGLAYNGTTGRLSVEIIKGSHFRGGGGNDTKPPDTYVKLALIDSNNHEMGRSKTGLKRAQPNPLYKETFIFQVALFQLGDVTLFLSVYNRRRGGMGRKGREMIGWLSLGLNSSGSEELQHWNEMRTARQPMQIQRWHSLLRP, encoded by the exons ATGATTCTGGCTGGATCAGACCACTTCTTGGCGG GGAAGGCATTCTCTTATTCAGATCCAGAAACAAGCTCTGATTCAGAGGAAGACGCTCTTCGACGATTAAATTTGCGTGCACACCCTCCGCCGGATACGTTAACTATCCAAGCGGAGGACGGACCAACTATCGTAG ATGCTGGGACCACTTCCAGCAGTTGCACTGAAGAACACTCTCCAGCAGATCAACAACAG TGTGTAGTGGAAGTTGGAGCTTCTGGCATTATACTCGATAATCGGGAACAAGAAATACAAGTTGAGCAAAATGACTCGACAACCAATGATGTTATCACAACGATGGGTACAACGGCTACCGAGGAAGTTGGCAGTTTGGAAGTCGCTTTTCTATATGATGCCCCAATGCGCGAGATGACA GTTCACGTATTACAAGGGCGGAATTATCCCTCTGGCATTGGCGGCAGCCAGGTACGATTAGTGCTACTACCATCAAAAAAGCAAAGACGCAAGACTCGTGTTCGACAAGGAACATCCCCGCAGTACATGGAGAGCTTTTTGCTTCCTCGTGTAAATCCTGAGGATGTAAATGCAATGGGAGTGCGACTCAGAGTGTATCTATGGGGCGGCAGAATGATGCGTCGGGAAAGATTGTTAGGCGAGACCAGAGTGTCCTTCGATCAAATTAATCTTCAGTTAGAGACGACCCTCTGGTTAACTCTTCAACCACCGCTTTCTTCTTcg GCACAGGATTGGGGAACGACTAGCAGTTTAACTCGTAGCGATTCTACGGGATCACAACAGTCGGTCCAGTCGTATGCCTCTCCAGCCATACCACCTTATGGCAGCAGCATGAAAGGAGGCAGTGTCGCCGAAATCTTGATCGGTTTGGCGTACAATGGTACGACAGGCCGCTTATCAGTTGAAATAATCAAGGGTTCTCATTTCCGCGGCGGTGGTGGAAACGATACAAAACCTCCCGACACTTACGTCAAATTGGCTCTTATCGATAGCAACAATCACGAAATGGGTCGGTCTAAGACCGGCTTGAAACGCGCCCAACCGAATCCCCTCTATAAGGAGACTTTTATATTTCAg GTTGCATTGTTCCAACTGGGAGATGTGACACTCTTCCTTTCCGTGTACAATCGTCGACGAGGTGGAATGGGCAGAAAAGGACGGGAGATGATTGGTTGGCTCTCCTTGGGTCTGAACAGCTCTGGATCCGAGGAGCTGCAGCATTGGAACGAGATGCGGACAGCGAGGCAACCGATGCAAATACAACGCTGGCATTCGCTACTGCGCCCCTGA
- the LOC105839929 gene encoding synaptotagmin-14 isoform X1: protein MILAGSDHFLAVPVEAAAVLGAVAGFVVLLLALFLYLSRKWCFTPPSSTTLFGGVCVPLCESTNSSTSQISKNIGKAFSYSDPETSSDSEEDALRRLNLRAHPPPDTLTIQAEDGPTIVDAGTTSSSCTEEHSPADQQQCVVEVGASGIILDNREQEIQVEQNDSTTNDVITTMGTTATEEVGSLEVAFLYDAPMREMTVHVLQGRNYPSGIGGSQVRLVLLPSKKQRRKTRVRQGTSPQYMESFLLPRVNPEDVNAMGVRLRVYLWGGRMMRRERLLGETRVSFDQINLQLETTLWLTLQPPLSSSAQDWGTTSSLTRSDSTGSQQSVQSYASPAIPPYGSSMKGGSVAEILIGLAYNGTTGRLSVEIIKGSHFRGGGGNDTKPPDTYVKLALIDSNNHEMGRSKTGLKRAQPNPLYKETFIFQVALFQLGDVTLFLSVYNRRRGGMGRKGREMIGWLSLGLNSSGSEELQHWNEMRTARQPMQIQRWHSLLRP, encoded by the exons ATGATTCTGGCTGGATCAGACCACTTCTTGGCGG TACCTGTGGAAGCGGCTGCAGTTTTGGGTGCCGTTGCCGGTTTCGTAGTGCTCCTTCTAGCTCTTTTCCTTTACCTGTCCCGGAAGTGGTGCTTCACGCCGCCTTCATCCACTACACTCTTCGGCGGAGTCTGTGTGCCTCTCTGTGAGTCCACCAACAGCTCCACATCTCAAATCTCGAAAAACATAG GGAAGGCATTCTCTTATTCAGATCCAGAAACAAGCTCTGATTCAGAGGAAGACGCTCTTCGACGATTAAATTTGCGTGCACACCCTCCGCCGGATACGTTAACTATCCAAGCGGAGGACGGACCAACTATCGTAG ATGCTGGGACCACTTCCAGCAGTTGCACTGAAGAACACTCTCCAGCAGATCAACAACAG TGTGTAGTGGAAGTTGGAGCTTCTGGCATTATACTCGATAATCGGGAACAAGAAATACAAGTTGAGCAAAATGACTCGACAACCAATGATGTTATCACAACGATGGGTACAACGGCTACCGAGGAAGTTGGCAGTTTGGAAGTCGCTTTTCTATATGATGCCCCAATGCGCGAGATGACA GTTCACGTATTACAAGGGCGGAATTATCCCTCTGGCATTGGCGGCAGCCAGGTACGATTAGTGCTACTACCATCAAAAAAGCAAAGACGCAAGACTCGTGTTCGACAAGGAACATCCCCGCAGTACATGGAGAGCTTTTTGCTTCCTCGTGTAAATCCTGAGGATGTAAATGCAATGGGAGTGCGACTCAGAGTGTATCTATGGGGCGGCAGAATGATGCGTCGGGAAAGATTGTTAGGCGAGACCAGAGTGTCCTTCGATCAAATTAATCTTCAGTTAGAGACGACCCTCTGGTTAACTCTTCAACCACCGCTTTCTTCTTcg GCACAGGATTGGGGAACGACTAGCAGTTTAACTCGTAGCGATTCTACGGGATCACAACAGTCGGTCCAGTCGTATGCCTCTCCAGCCATACCACCTTATGGCAGCAGCATGAAAGGAGGCAGTGTCGCCGAAATCTTGATCGGTTTGGCGTACAATGGTACGACAGGCCGCTTATCAGTTGAAATAATCAAGGGTTCTCATTTCCGCGGCGGTGGTGGAAACGATACAAAACCTCCCGACACTTACGTCAAATTGGCTCTTATCGATAGCAACAATCACGAAATGGGTCGGTCTAAGACCGGCTTGAAACGCGCCCAACCGAATCCCCTCTATAAGGAGACTTTTATATTTCAg GTTGCATTGTTCCAACTGGGAGATGTGACACTCTTCCTTTCCGTGTACAATCGTCGACGAGGTGGAATGGGCAGAAAAGGACGGGAGATGATTGGTTGGCTCTCCTTGGGTCTGAACAGCTCTGGATCCGAGGAGCTGCAGCATTGGAACGAGATGCGGACAGCGAGGCAACCGATGCAAATACAACGCTGGCATTCGCTACTGCGCCCCTGA
- the LOC105839929 gene encoding synaptotagmin-14 isoform X2, with translation MILAGSDHFLAVPVEAAAVLGAVAGFVVLLLALFLYLSRKWCFTPPSSTTLFGGVCVPLWKAFSYSDPETSSDSEEDALRRLNLRAHPPPDTLTIQAEDGPTIVDAGTTSSSCTEEHSPADQQQCVVEVGASGIILDNREQEIQVEQNDSTTNDVITTMGTTATEEVGSLEVAFLYDAPMREMTVHVLQGRNYPSGIGGSQVRLVLLPSKKQRRKTRVRQGTSPQYMESFLLPRVNPEDVNAMGVRLRVYLWGGRMMRRERLLGETRVSFDQINLQLETTLWLTLQPPLSSSAQDWGTTSSLTRSDSTGSQQSVQSYASPAIPPYGSSMKGGSVAEILIGLAYNGTTGRLSVEIIKGSHFRGGGGNDTKPPDTYVKLALIDSNNHEMGRSKTGLKRAQPNPLYKETFIFQVALFQLGDVTLFLSVYNRRRGGMGRKGREMIGWLSLGLNSSGSEELQHWNEMRTARQPMQIQRWHSLLRP, from the exons ATGATTCTGGCTGGATCAGACCACTTCTTGGCGG TACCTGTGGAAGCGGCTGCAGTTTTGGGTGCCGTTGCCGGTTTCGTAGTGCTCCTTCTAGCTCTTTTCCTTTACCTGTCCCGGAAGTGGTGCTTCACGCCGCCTTCATCCACTACACTCTTCGGCGGAGTCTGTGTGCCTCTCT GGAAGGCATTCTCTTATTCAGATCCAGAAACAAGCTCTGATTCAGAGGAAGACGCTCTTCGACGATTAAATTTGCGTGCACACCCTCCGCCGGATACGTTAACTATCCAAGCGGAGGACGGACCAACTATCGTAG ATGCTGGGACCACTTCCAGCAGTTGCACTGAAGAACACTCTCCAGCAGATCAACAACAG TGTGTAGTGGAAGTTGGAGCTTCTGGCATTATACTCGATAATCGGGAACAAGAAATACAAGTTGAGCAAAATGACTCGACAACCAATGATGTTATCACAACGATGGGTACAACGGCTACCGAGGAAGTTGGCAGTTTGGAAGTCGCTTTTCTATATGATGCCCCAATGCGCGAGATGACA GTTCACGTATTACAAGGGCGGAATTATCCCTCTGGCATTGGCGGCAGCCAGGTACGATTAGTGCTACTACCATCAAAAAAGCAAAGACGCAAGACTCGTGTTCGACAAGGAACATCCCCGCAGTACATGGAGAGCTTTTTGCTTCCTCGTGTAAATCCTGAGGATGTAAATGCAATGGGAGTGCGACTCAGAGTGTATCTATGGGGCGGCAGAATGATGCGTCGGGAAAGATTGTTAGGCGAGACCAGAGTGTCCTTCGATCAAATTAATCTTCAGTTAGAGACGACCCTCTGGTTAACTCTTCAACCACCGCTTTCTTCTTcg GCACAGGATTGGGGAACGACTAGCAGTTTAACTCGTAGCGATTCTACGGGATCACAACAGTCGGTCCAGTCGTATGCCTCTCCAGCCATACCACCTTATGGCAGCAGCATGAAAGGAGGCAGTGTCGCCGAAATCTTGATCGGTTTGGCGTACAATGGTACGACAGGCCGCTTATCAGTTGAAATAATCAAGGGTTCTCATTTCCGCGGCGGTGGTGGAAACGATACAAAACCTCCCGACACTTACGTCAAATTGGCTCTTATCGATAGCAACAATCACGAAATGGGTCGGTCTAAGACCGGCTTGAAACGCGCCCAACCGAATCCCCTCTATAAGGAGACTTTTATATTTCAg GTTGCATTGTTCCAACTGGGAGATGTGACACTCTTCCTTTCCGTGTACAATCGTCGACGAGGTGGAATGGGCAGAAAAGGACGGGAGATGATTGGTTGGCTCTCCTTGGGTCTGAACAGCTCTGGATCCGAGGAGCTGCAGCATTGGAACGAGATGCGGACAGCGAGGCAACCGATGCAAATACAACGCTGGCATTCGCTACTGCGCCCCTGA
- the LOC105839932 gene encoding pre-mRNA-splicing factor ISY1 homolog gives MARNAEKAMTTLARWRAAQNNEGVRKEQERRPYLASECRDLRKAEKWRMQIIREIAKKVAQIQNAGLGEFRIRDLNDEINKLLREKRHWEAQIKELGGPDYSRVGPRMLDHEGREVPGNRGYKYFGAAKELPGVRELFEQEPPPPPRKTRAELMKDIDADYYGYMDDDDGILIPLEQKAEQEAREKCIQEWLSREKEPEVEIETTAQKLIPSQQDIQEALLIRKKKELLEKYG, from the exons atg GCACGAAATGCAGAAAAAGCtat GACAACGCTCGCTCGTTGGAGAGCAGCGCAAAACAATGAAGGGGTGAGGAAGGAGCAAGAACGGAGACCGTATTTAGCATCGGAATGTAGGGACTTGCGCAAGGCAGAGAAATGGCGGATGCAAATAATTAGAGAAATCGCGAAGAAAGTCGCCCAGATTCAGAATGCCGGTCTCGGAGAGTTTCGTATTCGTGATCTAAATGACgagattaataaattgcttAGGGAGAAGCGACACTGGGAAGCGCAGATAAAGGAGCTCGGCGGACCCGATTATTCCAGGGTCGGGCCTCGCATGTTGGATCACGAGGGACGTGAG GTTCCCGGCAATCGAGGTTACAAATATTTTGGCGCCGCGAAAGAGCTACCGGGCGTTAGAGAATTATTCGAGCAGGAACCACCACCACCCCCTCGGAAAACGCGTGCGGAATTGATGAAGGACATCGACGCGGACTATTACGGTTACATGGACGATGACGACGGGATTCTGATACCACTGGAACAGAAAGCTGAGCAGGAGGCGAGGGAAAAGTGCATTCAGGAATGGCTGTCTCGCGAGAAGGAACCGGAAGTCGAGATCGAAACAACGGCGCAAAAGTTGATTCCCTCGCAACAGGACATTCAAGAGGCCTTGTTgattagaaagaaaaaggagtTATTGGAAAAGTACGGGTAG